The window CGCGGGCGTCATGATGGCGCGTTCGACCCGCTTGAGAAAAGCAGACCGCTCGGAGCTGGAAGCCGTCGCGCTGGGTTTTCTGGCCCCCCTTTTCTTCGCCTACTCCGGTCTCAAGACCGACCTCTCCACCCTGCGCGATCCGCTGCTTGTGGGTGTCGTGCTGGCAATCGCAATCGGTGCCAAGTTCCTCGGATGCACCGCCGGAGGATTGATCGGACGGCTCAAACTGCGCGAGTCGCTGGCCGTGGCTATCGGGATGAACGCGCGCGGTGGAATGGAGATACTGGTCGCGCTAATCGGACTCAGTCTTGGTGTCCTAACTCCGCAAATGTATACCGTCATCGTTGCGGTCGCCGTGATAACCTCGCTCATGACGCCGCCGCTCCTCAGCTGGGCGATTAGCCAAACTGGCGAGCGCGCCAGCGACGTGGAGCGCAGCGAGCGCGACCGACTCCGGTCACGGCTGCTCTTTACCCCCAAAGGTGCCAAGCTTCTGGTGCTCGCCGGCGGCGGTCCCAACGCCGATCTTGCGGCTCACGTCGCGGCGGCGTTGGGAGATCATGCAGAAGCCAGCATCACGATCTTCCACGCGGTCGGACCCGGGATGCGAAGCAAGTCGGAGCAGTTCGACGAGCAGTTCGCGCGCCTCAAAGGGATCGCCGAAGCCGCAGGAGCGCAGAATGTTCAGCAGCGCACCGGCTCCGGCGAATCGCTGGTCGAGGCCATCACGGCTGAGAGTGAGCGTGGTTACGACGCGATCTTCGCGGGCGCATCGCAGCTCAGAGGTTACGACGAGCTCGGCGGCGACGTGTTGCGCGGAATCGTCAGCGACGCGCGGGCGCCGGTGGTTATCGTGCGCAACGGTCATACTGCGGCGCCGTTTCGGCGTCTGCTCGTTCCAATCACTGGCGCCGAGTTCTCGCGCCTCGGTGCCAACCTTGCGATGCACTACGCCCGCGGGTTTAGCACTGAGCTTACCGCGCTCTACGTACGCGAATCCGCATCCAACCTCCTTCCGCTAATACGGATCGGAAGGCATCAGCTAACCACGGAAGGTGCGGAATTTGTCGACGAGATCGGCATGCTGGGGCGCGAGATCGGCGTCCACGTCGACACGCGGGTCGACGCGGGGCGTCATCCTGAGAACGTCATCCTTTCCGTCTCGGAACGGGAAAAGATCGACCTTCTTGTGATGGGCGTGCTGTTTCGTTCGTCCGAGGAGCGATTGTTCTTCGGACCCAAGGTGCGCGAAATTCTCCGCCGGGCACAGTGTGCTGTCGCGCTGATTGTTCCGCCCCAGCATCCAAATCACCAGGTCTAACCCGGCGGGGCGGCTGGTGCTGCCGATGGACTCACTCGCTGCGCCAGTGCTAATTCGCATCGCGGAGGACTCGGCATGGAAACGCATAAGGCCATCTGCAGCGCGATCGACAATTTTCGCGAAACGGCGGTCGCAATCAGCCGTTCCATTCACTCCCGTCCCGAACTCAAGTTCGAAGAACATTTTGCCGCTGAACAGCTTGCCAGAGGCGCGACCGCGCTCGGATTAAAGGTCGAGACCGGCATCGCGGGACTTGCCACTGCGTTTCGCGCGGAATTCGGTCGGGCGAGTGGCCCGACGGTTGCGATTTTTGCCGAATATGACGCGCTTCCCAACGGCCATTCCTGTGGTCACAACCTCATCGCGGGAGCGGCCCTGAGCGCGGTTGCCGGCCTCAGTTCGATTGGCGATCAACTACCCGGGCGAATTGTGTTCATGGGCACCCCTGCGGAAGAAGGCGGAGGAGGAAAGATCCTGCTCCTGCAGCGCGGAGCCTTGAAAGGCGTCGATGCCGCCGTGATGGCACATCCAATGGATATGGAATGGTCCACGATGCCCGCGCTAGCGACCCGTCATCTTCACATCACCTTCAGGGGCCGCGCCGCGCATGCGGCGCTGGCGCCGTGGGACGGATCGAGTGCGTTGGCAGCCGTCTTGCAGACCTTTCAGGCAGTCGACATGGCACGGCTACATTTCCGCGACGGCTCCCGGATTCACGGCATCATCACCAACGGTGGACAGGCGGTCAACATAATCCCGGAGCGCACCGAGTGCATGTTCCTCGCGCGCGGCAAGACCAGCAAGTACGTCGCGCAAATGGCGGATAGGGTCATCCAATGCGCCGAGGGGGCCGCGATGGCGACCGGGACCAAGGTCGAGGTGGAAGTCGTGGGCGGTTACAAGAACATGATCAACAACTACACCATGGCGCGGCGGTACGCGGCGCATTCCGAATCGCTCGGGGTTTTGACTCCGGAGGCCCCCCAGGATCTGCCCACCGGCAGCACCGACATGGGCGACATCAGTCACGCGATGCCCGCCATTCACCCGACCTTCGCGATTGCGCAGCATGGAGAAGGATCGTGCCATGAAGACCGCTTCGTCGCACACGCGGATTCCGGCCGCGGCTACGGCGCGATGATCCGCGTCGCCAAGTCACTCGCGCTGACTGCCTACGACTTAATCTCGGACCAGGGGTTGATGGCCGCCGCCAAGGCGGAGTTCTCGAAGCGACAGGAAAGCTGAGTTGAGGGGGAAGCCCCGGTCAATGACAGCCGCAAGCGCCGCCGCAGCATCCGCCGCCCGACGACCGTCCAGCGCCATTCGAAGACAGGGCGCGGGCCGCCGCGGCGATTGCGTTGGAGTCTCCGCCGCGCGCGGCGAATACTGACATTTGCCGAGTCAGGTGCGCACCATGGCAGGCGGGGCATTCAGCATCCTCGTCGTGGCCCGGTCGAACCAGCACTTCCACCGAACGCTCGCAGTCGCCGCAGCGATATTCGTAAATCGGCATCCGGCTATTCCTCGAACGGCTGGGCGTATTCCACCAGCACCCCCCGCGTCGCCTTCGGATGGAGAAAGCAAATCATCCCCGCCAGGCCGTGACGGGGTTTCTGATCGAGGAGCTGGATTCCCTTGCTGCGGGCACCATCGAGTTCGCGCGCGACGTCATCGGTTTCAAAACACAAGTGATGCAATCCGCCGCCTCGGCGGGCAAGAAATCTGCCGACCCCGTTCTCCGGGTTGAGCGGCTCGAGCAATTCGATTTCACTGTCCCCGACCTTGAGTAACGCTGCCCTCACCCCCTGCTCTTCGATGGTGGCGCTCTTGGTGAAGTGCAGGCCGAGCGTGTCGCGCCAGAACCGCAGTCCGCTTTCCAGGTTCGCCACGACCACGCCCACGTGATGAATCCGCTTCAGCATCGCAGCATCATTTGTGGTCGAGGCAGATCTTACGCTGCAGGGTGTTCCAGCGCGCAGCGATTTCGGGGGTGCCGAGGGTCGGATGCTCTGCGCGGGTCTGGGCCAGCTTGCTGCACGCGCCGGGGATATCCCCGCGCGCCGCGTAGATGGTCGCAATATTGTATTTCGCCTCGTACCACAGGTTGTCAGATTCGGCGGCGGTGCTTTCCACGTTGGTCCACAACGTGATCGCGTCCTTATAGTTGTTCTTCGCCTGCGCGATGGTGGCCAACCCCGCGTTGGCGTCGGGAGAGGCCGGGTCGGCCTTGACGACCTGGTTGAAGACGGCCTCCGCTTTGGGCTCCTCTCCCAGGGCCAGGTAGGCCTTGCCTAGAATCGAGAGCGTACCGGTCAGGTTCTTCGCCTGGGTCTTACCGCTTTGCACCATATCTTCGAAAAACGTGTACGCGGTCACGGTAAGCTTGGCGTTTGCCTTGAAAGTCTTCTGGTCTCCTTTGTCTTGCGCGGCTTGCGCAGCTTTCCAGAAATCCAGACCGAGTTCCTTGATGAAGTCGCTCTGCGCCGTGTTGCCCTTGTTCTTCTCCACGATCGCGGCGAGGTCGCGATCGACGTCGTCATAGCGTCCGAGTTGGCTCAACGCGACGATGCGCCATTCCTGCACATCGCGGAATTTGTCGCTCATCCCTGGATACTGGTTCTCGTAGTTCTGCAGCAGATCGGCGATCACCTTCGGGTCGGGGTTCTTTTCCTGCATCAACCCGGCGAGCATGTAGATTGCGCGCCCATTGACGTCCTTCACGAATTTCTTCTGCTGACCGTTCTGCGCGGTTCGCTCGGCCTCAGGCTCCATCTTGATGGTTTCCTGGAGGTCCTTCATGGTGTCGTTGCGCAGCTGATCCACATTGACAGCGGTGGTTTTTTTGTCTTTCGAGTTTTCCCCCTGGACCAGCTCGAGATATTTGCATTCCGCTGAATTGAATTTCGCGGTAAAGGCATACTCGTTCTGGCCGCTCACCTGCTCGTACTGCTTGGCAGCGTCGAGGTATTTCCCCTGGCGCTGCAAGTTCTCACCCAACCGGAAACGCATCTCGGCGGCGTACTGCCCGGTGGAGAATT of the Candidatus Binataceae bacterium genome contains:
- a CDS encoding zinc ribbon domain-containing protein — encoded protein: MPIYEYRCGDCERSVEVLVRPGHDEDAECPACHGAHLTRQMSVFAARGGDSNAIAAAARALSSNGAGRSSGGGCCGGACGCH
- the mce gene encoding methylmalonyl-CoA epimerase, which produces MLKRIHHVGVVVANLESGLRFWRDTLGLHFTKSATIEEQGVRAALLKVGDSEIELLEPLNPENGVGRFLARRGGGLHHLCFETDDVARELDGARSKGIQLLDQKPRHGLAGMICFLHPKATRGVLVEYAQPFEE
- a CDS encoding tetratricopeptide repeat protein, producing the protein YMAYALPRQQWEASGMKNTQLNDQWIKGAENYLSKFSTGQYAAEMRFRLGENLQRQGKYLDAAKQYEQVSGQNEYAFTAKFNSAECKYLELVQGENSKDKKTTAVNVDQLRNDTMKDLQETIKMEPEAERTAQNGQQKKFVKDVNGRAIYMLAGLMQEKNPDPKVIADLLQNYENQYPGMSDKFRDVQEWRIVALSQLGRYDDVDRDLAAIVEKNKGNTAQSDFIKELGLDFWKAAQAAQDKGDQKTFKANAKLTVTAYTFFEDMVQSGKTQAKNLTGTLSILGKAYLALGEEPKAEAVFNQVVKADPASPDANAGLATIAQAKNNYKDAITLWTNVESTAAESDNLWYEAKYNIATIYAARGDIPGACSKLAQTRAEHPTLGTPEIAARWNTLQRKICLDHK
- a CDS encoding cation:proton antiporter, with amino-acid sequence MKSLSEFQILHFLVQVGALLLASRVLADLMKRWGQASVIGELLAGVVLGPSILGHLAPAVYGWLFPNDPLVSHLLEALAWIGVIALLLYIGLETDLGILGGMGRTAAVVSVFGMVIPFACGLGLGWLLPAHYLTAPGQRVIFALFMAVAVAISAVPVIAKILLDLGLLRRDLGMLILAAGIIDDTTGWLLLSIVAGLAQRGNVRPLSFLILLIEAAAFIGFCYFVGYRVVARVLRWIDDRTYIEHAKFSAAIVIALLCAVITQSIGIHAVFGAYIAGVMMARSTRLRKADRSELEAVALGFLAPLFFAYSGLKTDLSTLRDPLLVGVVLAIAIGAKFLGCTAGGLIGRLKLRESLAVAIGMNARGGMEILVALIGLSLGVLTPQMYTVIVAVAVITSLMTPPLLSWAISQTGERASDVERSERDRLRSRLLFTPKGAKLLVLAGGGPNADLAAHVAAALGDHAEASITIFHAVGPGMRSKSEQFDEQFARLKGIAEAAGAQNVQQRTGSGESLVEAITAESERGYDAIFAGASQLRGYDELGGDVLRGIVSDARAPVVIVRNGHTAAPFRRLLVPITGAEFSRLGANLAMHYARGFSTELTALYVRESASNLLPLIRIGRHQLTTEGAEFVDEIGMLGREIGVHVDTRVDAGRHPENVILSVSEREKIDLLVMGVLFRSSEERLFFGPKVREILRRAQCAVALIVPPQHPNHQV
- a CDS encoding M20 family metallopeptidase, which encodes METHKAICSAIDNFRETAVAISRSIHSRPELKFEEHFAAEQLARGATALGLKVETGIAGLATAFRAEFGRASGPTVAIFAEYDALPNGHSCGHNLIAGAALSAVAGLSSIGDQLPGRIVFMGTPAEEGGGGKILLLQRGALKGVDAAVMAHPMDMEWSTMPALATRHLHITFRGRAAHAALAPWDGSSALAAVLQTFQAVDMARLHFRDGSRIHGIITNGGQAVNIIPERTECMFLARGKTSKYVAQMADRVIQCAEGAAMATGTKVEVEVVGGYKNMINNYTMARRYAAHSESLGVLTPEAPQDLPTGSTDMGDISHAMPAIHPTFAIAQHGEGSCHEDRFVAHADSGRGYGAMIRVAKSLALTAYDLISDQGLMAAAKAEFSKRQES